A portion of the Novosphingobium sp. KA1 genome contains these proteins:
- a CDS encoding 1-deoxy-D-xylulose-5-phosphate reductoisomerase, with amino-acid sequence MTAQRSICILGATGSIGASTLDLVRRNPADWRVTVLTAHSNVDELAKLAREFAVDLAVVADEAHLPALREALGGSGIEVAGGAPALVEAAARGADMTVAAIVGCAGLAPTMAAIEQGRVIALANKEALVSAGEVMMAAVVRHGATLLPIDSEHNAIFQCLQGNDIAQVRSITLTASGGPFRDWSWEQLQAATPAQAVKHPNWDMGAKISVDSATMFNKGLELIEAHYLFPVGLDRLRIIVHPQSVVHSMVEYRDGSTLAQLGPSDMRVPIASALAWPTRMDTPCAPLDLAAIGELTFRQPDENRFPATRLARGAAEAGGAIPAVLNAANEVAVAAFLAGQIPFTRIAADVEHVLGAYSPPAPASLDDVLAVDAEARARASMVTGPA; translated from the coding sequence ATGACCGCGCAACGCTCGATCTGCATTCTCGGGGCCACCGGCTCCATCGGCGCCTCGACGCTCGACCTCGTGCGCCGCAATCCGGCGGACTGGCGGGTTACCGTACTCACCGCCCACTCCAACGTTGACGAACTGGCGAAACTGGCGCGCGAATTTGCCGTCGATCTTGCCGTCGTTGCCGACGAGGCGCACTTGCCGGCGCTGCGCGAGGCGCTCGGCGGGTCTGGCATCGAGGTCGCGGGCGGGGCGCCGGCGCTGGTCGAGGCGGCGGCGCGCGGCGCCGACATGACGGTTGCGGCCATCGTCGGCTGTGCGGGCCTGGCGCCGACCATGGCCGCCATCGAGCAGGGCAGGGTGATCGCGCTTGCCAACAAGGAAGCGCTGGTTTCCGCCGGCGAAGTGATGATGGCGGCCGTCGTCCGTCACGGCGCGACGTTGCTGCCGATCGATTCCGAACACAACGCGATCTTCCAGTGCCTGCAGGGCAACGACATCGCGCAGGTGCGCTCCATCACGCTGACCGCCAGCGGCGGTCCGTTCCGTGACTGGTCCTGGGAGCAGCTCCAGGCCGCGACCCCGGCGCAGGCGGTGAAGCATCCCAACTGGGACATGGGCGCCAAGATCAGCGTCGATTCGGCGACGATGTTCAACAAGGGCCTCGAACTGATCGAGGCGCACTATCTCTTCCCGGTCGGGCTCGACCGGTTGCGCATCATCGTCCACCCGCAGTCCGTGGTCCATTCGATGGTCGAATACCGTGACGGGTCGACCCTGGCGCAACTCGGACCGTCCGACATGCGTGTGCCGATCGCCTCGGCGCTCGCCTGGCCGACCCGCATGGACACGCCCTGCGCGCCGCTCGATCTTGCCGCGATCGGGGAGCTGACCTTCCGCCAGCCCGACGAAAATCGTTTCCCGGCAACACGTCTGGCGCGCGGCGCGGCCGAAGCCGGCGGGGCGATCCCGGCCGTGCTCAACGCCGCCAACGAGGTGGCGGTCGCCGCCTTCCTGGCAGGTCAGATCCCGTTCACGCGGATTGCCGCAGATGTCGAGCATGTGCTGGGCGCCTATTCGCCGCCGGCGCCCGCCAGCCTCGACGACGTGCTGGCGGTTGACGCGGAGGCCCGCGCAAGGGCAAGCATGGTGACGGGACCTGCGTGA
- the rseP gene encoding RIP metalloprotease RseP, giving the protein MTGSPNLLTTIFAFLLLLGPLVLVHELGHYLVGRLFGVKANAFSIGFGKELAGWTDRRGTRWKLSALPLGGYVQFAGDMNPASAPSAAEDGLTAQERARTFHVKPLWQRALIVLAGPLTNFLVAVLIIAAFYAAYGKAVAVPEVADFLPGSPAQSAGVEIGDRIVAVDGRHVDSLTDVPQLVIPFPGRTVTLTVLREGREVSLPVRLGDRTETDRFGNQSRVGELGINFFVPKIGAFFGDSAAQKAGLKVGDRIVAVGDHAVRSFDEIPPLVENQAGRQVMVTVMRAGEAHVVPVTLGEMAAVDAQGKPVRVGVLGIRPDTGTRVPVGVIEAVGLGVGNCIDTMHLMVSGIGQIFSGERSVKEFGGPIKIAKYSGEQFSLGWEAFVSFAALISINLAFINLLPIPGLDGGHLAFYAAEMVRRKPLDVRSQEWAIRTGVAFVLALMLFVTVNDLASLPIFGG; this is encoded by the coding sequence TTGACCGGATCGCCCAATCTGCTGACGACGATCTTCGCGTTCCTGCTTTTGCTGGGTCCCCTGGTGCTGGTGCACGAGCTGGGCCATTACCTCGTGGGCCGGCTGTTCGGGGTGAAGGCCAATGCCTTTTCCATCGGCTTCGGCAAGGAACTGGCGGGCTGGACCGATCGCCGCGGCACCCGCTGGAAGCTCTCGGCCCTGCCGCTGGGCGGCTATGTGCAGTTCGCGGGCGACATGAACCCGGCCTCGGCGCCAAGCGCGGCCGAGGATGGCCTGACGGCCCAGGAACGCGCGCGCACCTTCCATGTGAAGCCGCTGTGGCAGCGCGCGCTGATCGTGCTGGCCGGGCCGCTTACCAATTTCCTCGTGGCGGTGCTGATCATCGCCGCCTTCTATGCCGCTTACGGCAAGGCGGTGGCCGTGCCCGAAGTCGCGGACTTCCTGCCCGGCTCGCCGGCGCAGTCGGCGGGCGTGGAGATCGGTGACCGCATCGTCGCGGTCGATGGCCGTCATGTCGACAGCCTGACCGATGTGCCGCAACTGGTCATTCCCTTTCCCGGCCGTACCGTCACCCTGACGGTCCTGCGCGAAGGGCGCGAGGTCAGCCTGCCGGTTCGCCTCGGCGATCGCACGGAAACCGACCGGTTCGGCAACCAGTCGCGGGTCGGCGAACTCGGCATCAACTTCTTCGTTCCGAAAATCGGTGCATTCTTCGGCGATTCCGCCGCCCAGAAGGCGGGGCTGAAAGTCGGCGATCGCATCGTCGCGGTGGGTGACCATGCCGTGCGCAGTTTCGACGAGATCCCCCCGCTGGTGGAGAACCAGGCCGGGCGCCAGGTCATGGTGACGGTCATGCGCGCGGGCGAGGCCCATGTCGTGCCGGTTACACTGGGCGAAATGGCGGCGGTCGATGCGCAGGGCAAGCCGGTGCGGGTCGGCGTGCTGGGCATTCGCCCGGACACCGGCACGCGCGTGCCGGTCGGCGTGATCGAGGCGGTGGGCCTGGGCGTGGGCAACTGCATCGATACCATGCACCTGATGGTCTCGGGGATCGGCCAGATCTTCTCGGGCGAGCGCTCGGTCAAGGAGTTCGGCGGGCCGATCAAGATCGCCAAGTATTCGGGCGAGCAGTTCAGCCTCGGCTGGGAGGCGTTTGTCTCCTTTGCGGCGCTTATCTCGATTAACTTGGCATTCATCAACCTCCTGCCAATCCCGGGCCTGGACGGAGGACATCTGGCATTTTACGCGGCCGAAATGGTTCGCCGCAAGCCGCTGGATGTGCGCAGTCAGGAATGGGCGATCCGCACCGGGGTGGCATTCGTGCTGGCCTTGATGCTGTTCGTCACGGTCAACGATCTGGCTTCGCTCCCGATTTTCGGGGGATAG
- a CDS encoding PilZ domain-containing protein: MNAPLARLYSTAQMQQQSACDERRREERHTTSFAAWLQTSPAERLDVRLTDVSLHGCCVTGPAGVLRQGSFVSIGIGPRPPLKAVVRWVRRGPSGGEAAGMEFLRAVPGDAAEWNVLIDLGA; encoded by the coding sequence ATGAACGCCCCGCTCGCACGGCTCTATTCCACCGCGCAGATGCAGCAGCAAAGCGCCTGCGATGAACGACGCCGCGAAGAACGCCACACCACCAGTTTCGCCGCGTGGCTGCAGACCTCCCCGGCCGAACGGCTGGACGTCCGGCTGACCGATGTCTCGCTGCACGGCTGCTGCGTGACCGGCCCCGCCGGCGTGCTGCGGCAAGGCAGCTTCGTCAGCATCGGGATCGGCCCGCGTCCGCCGCTCAAGGCCGTGGTGCGCTGGGTCCGCCGCGGCCCTTCGGGGGGCGAGGCGGCTGGCATGGAATTCCTGCGGGCCGTACCCGGCGACGCGGCCGAATGGAACGTGCTGATCGATCTCGGGGCGTGA
- the uppS gene encoding polyprenyl diphosphate synthase, translating into MAKSEPAAVRHVAIIMDGNGRWAKKRHLPRALGHQRGVEAVRRVVRGARELGLEALTLYAFSTENWRRPEEEVSDLMSLMKRFILSDLDEFAAAGVRLKIIGDYKAFKPELVELVEGAMARTAGNTGTTLAVALNYGSQDEIARAATRAAAKGAITPETIAAELDTADLPPLDLLIRTSGEVRLSNFLLWQAAYAEMIFTDVLWPDFNVDHLRAALEEFAQRERRYGGR; encoded by the coding sequence ATGGCGAAGAGTGAACCTGCTGCCGTACGCCACGTTGCCATCATCATGGATGGCAACGGCCGCTGGGCGAAGAAGCGCCACCTGCCGCGCGCGCTGGGCCACCAGCGCGGCGTGGAGGCGGTGCGCCGCGTCGTGCGCGGAGCCCGCGAACTGGGGCTGGAGGCACTGACGCTCTACGCCTTCTCCACGGAGAACTGGCGCCGTCCGGAAGAAGAGGTCTCCGACCTCATGAGCCTGATGAAGCGCTTCATCCTGTCCGACCTCGACGAGTTCGCGGCGGCGGGCGTACGCCTCAAGATCATCGGCGATTACAAGGCCTTCAAGCCGGAACTCGTCGAACTGGTCGAAGGCGCGATGGCGCGCACGGCGGGCAACACGGGGACAACCCTTGCCGTTGCGCTCAACTATGGTTCGCAGGACGAGATCGCCCGCGCCGCCACCAGGGCGGCGGCCAAGGGGGCGATCACGCCCGAGACGATCGCGGCGGAGCTCGACACCGCAGACCTGCCGCCGCTCGACCTGCTGATCCGCACATCGGGCGAAGTGCGCCTCTCGAACTTCCTGCTCTGGCAGGCGGCTTATGCCGAGATGATCTTCACCGACGTGCTCTGGCCCGACTTCAATGTCGATCACTTGCGCGCGGCGCTCGAGGAATTCGCGCAGCGGGAGCGGCGTTATGGCGGCCGCTGA
- a CDS encoding OmpH family outer membrane protein, producing the protein MTKILKSAALASGLALAALASPAFAQAVPASKVAVVDLDRIAKECNACRTANQALQGQVQAFEARRNQLAGTLQPEAQGLETAVKALNGKQPDAALQGRIQAYQQKEQQAGQELQGQQVQIQRNQAYVGQQIQQALAGLYKPAMSKRGANVLVEVGQTLAYDPTLDITNDVLTALNGALTTINTTAPAPQQAPQQPATSGR; encoded by the coding sequence ATGACCAAGATTCTCAAGTCCGCCGCGCTGGCCTCGGGTCTGGCTCTTGCCGCTCTGGCTTCGCCGGCGTTCGCACAGGCCGTTCCGGCTTCGAAGGTCGCCGTTGTCGACCTCGACCGCATCGCCAAGGAATGCAACGCCTGCCGCACCGCGAACCAGGCCCTGCAGGGCCAGGTCCAGGCTTTCGAAGCTCGCCGCAACCAGCTTGCCGGCACGCTGCAGCCCGAAGCCCAGGGTCTCGAGACCGCCGTCAAGGCGCTCAACGGCAAGCAGCCTGACGCCGCCCTTCAGGGCCGCATCCAGGCCTACCAGCAGAAGGAACAGCAGGCCGGTCAGGAACTGCAGGGCCAGCAGGTGCAGATCCAGCGCAACCAGGCCTATGTCGGCCAGCAGATCCAGCAGGCGCTGGCGGGCCTCTACAAGCCGGCGATGAGCAAGCGCGGTGCCAACGTGCTGGTCGAAGTCGGCCAGACCCTGGCCTATGATCCGACCCTCGACATCACCAACGACGTGCTGACCGCCCTCAACGGCGCGCTCACCACGATCAACACCACCGCTCCGGCGCCGCAGCAGGCTCCGCAGCAGCCCGCCACCTCGGGCCGCTGA
- a CDS encoding phosphatidate cytidylyltransferase encodes MAAADPARKKSDLGVRTVSAVVMLAVAGSALWLGGPVWMAFVGVVSLGVLWEWVKLSRAAMGGPAARGLMNFAGMFYVGVGAAMLLFLRNPAFSFAPVLTVLLTVIGVDVGAYFAGRTLGGPKIAPAISPSKTWSGLLGGVLGATLVLFGAARLWQEGLASVLVQGNAADGPSCFGAQPCWYLTAHAVPLFAQCLMTGIFVAVCAQAGDFFESWLKRRAGVKDSGNFIPGHGGFFDRVDGLLAVLFLLALMIAFQPR; translated from the coding sequence ATGGCGGCCGCTGATCCTGCCCGGAAAAAATCCGACCTCGGTGTCCGCACGGTCTCGGCGGTGGTCATGCTGGCGGTTGCCGGTTCGGCGCTGTGGCTGGGCGGTCCGGTGTGGATGGCGTTTGTCGGCGTGGTTTCGCTCGGGGTGCTGTGGGAGTGGGTCAAGCTCTCGCGCGCGGCGATGGGTGGCCCTGCCGCACGCGGCCTCATGAACTTTGCGGGCATGTTCTATGTCGGCGTCGGCGCGGCGATGCTGCTGTTCCTGCGCAATCCGGCTTTCAGCTTCGCGCCGGTGCTGACCGTGCTGCTGACGGTGATCGGTGTCGATGTCGGTGCCTACTTCGCCGGGCGCACGCTGGGCGGTCCCAAGATCGCGCCGGCCATCAGCCCGTCCAAGACCTGGTCGGGGCTGCTCGGCGGCGTGCTCGGCGCGACGCTGGTGCTGTTCGGCGCCGCGCGGCTCTGGCAGGAAGGGCTGGCCTCGGTCCTGGTGCAGGGCAATGCCGCCGACGGGCCTTCGTGCTTCGGTGCGCAGCCGTGCTGGTATCTGACGGCCCACGCCGTGCCGCTGTTCGCCCAGTGCCTGATGACGGGCATTTTCGTGGCGGTCTGCGCGCAGGCGGGCGATTTCTTCGAAAGCTGGCTCAAGCGCCGTGCGGGCGTGAAGGATTCGGGTAATTTCATTCCCGGTCATGGTGGTTTCTTCGACCGTGTCGACGGCCTTCTGGCAGTCCTTTTCCTGCTCGCCCTCATGATCGCGTTCCAGCCAAGGTAA
- a CDS encoding 2OG-Fe(II) oxygenase, translating to MKAPGESSSDILLAIPGMQRFPSARLDLFVKRQFLTAAECETLVAMIEAEHRPSTIANYNGDDVFRTSSTCDLARDVPAVAALAQKLAAASGIDLAHAEPIQGQRYEIGQEFKAHTDYFEPNNSDYAQYCTVSGQRTWTFMIYLNDVEAGGATRFKVIDKLIQPERGKLVAWNNRRADGSLNAATLHHAMKVRKGHKYVITQWYRERPWG from the coding sequence ATGAAGGCTCCCGGCGAATCATCTTCCGACATCCTGCTCGCCATTCCCGGCATGCAGCGCTTCCCCTCCGCGCGACTCGACCTGTTCGTGAAGCGCCAGTTTCTCACCGCCGCCGAATGCGAAACGCTCGTGGCCATGATCGAGGCGGAACATCGCCCCTCGACGATCGCCAACTACAATGGCGACGATGTCTTCCGCACGAGTTCGACCTGCGATCTCGCGCGCGATGTTCCCGCCGTGGCGGCCCTTGCCCAGAAGCTGGCCGCTGCCTCGGGAATCGACCTTGCCCATGCCGAGCCGATCCAGGGCCAGCGCTACGAGATCGGCCAGGAGTTCAAGGCCCATACCGACTACTTCGAGCCGAACAACTCGGACTACGCGCAGTATTGCACGGTATCCGGCCAGCGGACCTGGACCTTCATGATCTACCTGAACGACGTGGAGGCGGGCGGCGCGACGCGCTTCAAGGTGATCGACAAGCTGATCCAGCCCGAACGCGGCAAGCTGGTCGCCTGGAACAACCGCCGGGCCGACGGCAGCCTCAACGCCGCCACGCTCCATCACGCGATGAAAGTGCGCAAGGGGCACAAGTACGTCATCACCCAGTGGTACCGCGAACGCCCCTGGGGTTGA
- the rpmE gene encoding 50S ribosomal protein L31, whose translation MKADTHPDYHMITVQMTDGTTFQTRSTWGSEGDTLVLDIDPTSHPAWTGGKAQLQDGGRVAQFNKRFGGLTLKKN comes from the coding sequence ATGAAGGCCGATACGCATCCCGACTACCACATGATCACCGTCCAGATGACCGACGGCACCACCTTCCAGACCCGCTCGACCTGGGGCTCGGAAGGCGACACGCTGGTTCTGGACATCGATCCGACCTCGCACCCGGCCTGGACCGGCGGCAAGGCCCAGCTTCAGGACGGCGGCCGCGTGGCCCAGTTCAACAAGCGTTTCGGCGGCCTCACGCTCAAGAAGAACTGA
- the bamA gene encoding outer membrane protein assembly factor BamA: protein MGRSIDARRAPQLAAMLLGTTILAGVPAAAFAQSAAAANAPAAAPVAAEAATPIQTIQVVGAERLEPQTVLSYIKLRVGQPYTKAAADGALKDLYATELFADAQIANDNGVVTITVKENPVVNRIILEGNKRIKDDKIMPEIKVAPRQIFTRSKIRADVARIIELYKRQGRYAATVEPKMVMLDQNRVDIVFEITEGDKSKVRQINIIGNEHFSDGDLRSQMVTKQARFSRVFSSNTTYDPDRMAFDQQKLRQFYLTQGYADFRVVSAVAELTPDKKDFIITYVVEEGKRYKFGDVKVESQLRDFDGDKLAKNLAIHKGDWYNAKLVEDTIEGLNDTAGAFGYAFADVRPQYSRDKDDLTMGLTFVIQEAPRVYVERIDINGNTLTQDKVVRREFRLAEGDAFNSLQVKRSTNRIKSLGYFQEKFEVEQKPGSADDRVVLEANVEEKPTGQLQLSAGFSSLERFIFQASIQQRNFRGRGQTIGLSGSYSSYSKSVEANFVEPYLFDKNVSLGLDIYRRDYNSFNYINSNRNTNYSQTTTGFQVRAGVPLTEYLTAIARYTLNYDDVSVDKSTYYSYRVDPSVYQCDPLYAGRYLCDALGKRLSSILGGSIIYDTLDNRVRPTRGQTASINVDVAGLGGDVKYARVVAKAAKYWPLGKGFIFSLSSEGGAITGWGGDDVRLTDRFYLGEPQIRGFGIRGVGPRVTRQYFTPNEDGTVTNGTKSDDAVGGKYYYMNRAELEIPLGSGAREMGLRPSIFVDAGAVWGSNFKKSDLTDCSNGCIPTYYVRNSDGTNSSSTTTSATDSSTGLANTPTGDYAYNFTETFAGDSWHPRVAVGFGVNWNSPFGPFRIDISKVLLKETGDNTKTFTFNVGTQF, encoded by the coding sequence ATGGGTCGCAGCATTGACGCTCGCCGTGCTCCTCAGCTTGCCGCAATGCTGCTGGGCACCACGATCCTTGCTGGCGTGCCCGCCGCGGCCTTTGCGCAGAGCGCTGCCGCTGCCAATGCTCCTGCCGCCGCGCCGGTCGCGGCCGAGGCGGCCACGCCGATCCAGACGATCCAGGTCGTCGGGGCCGAGCGTCTGGAGCCGCAGACGGTGTTGTCGTACATCAAGCTGCGGGTCGGCCAGCCTTATACCAAGGCTGCGGCGGACGGCGCGCTGAAGGATCTTTACGCCACCGAACTGTTCGCCGACGCGCAGATCGCCAACGACAACGGTGTGGTGACCATCACGGTCAAGGAAAACCCCGTCGTCAACCGCATCATCCTTGAGGGCAACAAGCGCATCAAGGACGACAAGATCATGCCGGAGATCAAGGTCGCCCCGCGCCAGATCTTCACGCGATCCAAGATCCGCGCCGACGTCGCCCGCATCATCGAGCTGTACAAGCGCCAGGGCCGCTATGCCGCGACCGTCGAGCCGAAGATGGTCATGCTTGACCAGAACCGCGTCGACATCGTCTTCGAGATCACCGAGGGCGACAAGTCCAAGGTCCGTCAGATCAACATCATCGGCAACGAGCACTTCTCGGACGGTGACCTGCGCTCGCAGATGGTCACCAAGCAGGCCCGCTTCAGCCGCGTGTTCTCCTCGAACACGACTTACGATCCCGATCGCATGGCGTTCGACCAGCAGAAGCTGCGCCAGTTCTACCTGACCCAGGGCTACGCCGACTTCCGCGTGGTTTCGGCCGTGGCCGAACTGACGCCGGACAAGAAGGACTTCATCATCACTTACGTGGTGGAGGAAGGGAAGCGCTACAAGTTCGGCGACGTCAAGGTCGAGAGCCAGCTGCGCGACTTCGACGGCGACAAGCTGGCGAAGAACCTCGCGATCCACAAGGGTGACTGGTACAACGCCAAGCTCGTCGAAGATACCATCGAGGGCCTGAACGACACCGCCGGTGCCTTCGGTTACGCCTTCGCCGACGTGCGTCCGCAGTACAGCCGCGACAAGGACGACCTCACCATGGGGTTGACCTTCGTGATCCAGGAGGCGCCGCGCGTCTATGTCGAGCGGATCGACATCAACGGCAACACGCTGACCCAGGACAAGGTCGTGCGCCGCGAATTCCGTCTGGCGGAAGGCGATGCGTTCAACTCGCTGCAGGTCAAGCGTTCGACCAACCGCATCAAGTCGCTCGGTTACTTCCAGGAGAAGTTCGAGGTCGAGCAGAAGCCCGGCAGCGCCGACGACCGTGTCGTGCTCGAAGCCAACGTCGAGGAAAAGCCGACCGGCCAGCTCCAGCTCTCGGCCGGTTTCTCGAGCCTCGAGCGCTTCATCTTCCAGGCCTCGATCCAGCAGCGCAACTTCCGCGGGCGCGGCCAGACGATCGGCCTTTCGGGCAGCTATTCCTCCTATTCGAAGTCGGTCGAGGCGAACTTCGTCGAGCCGTACCTGTTCGACAAGAACGTCTCGCTGGGCCTCGACATCTATCGCCGCGACTACAACAGCTTCAACTACATCAATTCCAATCGCAATACGAACTACTCGCAGACCACCACGGGCTTCCAGGTCCGCGCCGGTGTGCCGCTGACCGAGTATCTGACGGCGATTGCCCGCTACACGCTCAATTACGACGACGTGTCGGTCGACAAGTCGACCTACTATTCGTACCGCGTCGATCCCAGCGTCTACCAGTGCGACCCGCTCTATGCCGGGCGCTACCTGTGCGACGCGCTGGGCAAGCGTCTCAGTTCGATCCTCGGCGGCTCGATCATCTATGACACGCTCGACAACCGCGTGCGCCCGACGCGTGGCCAGACGGCCTCGATCAACGTCGACGTGGCGGGCCTGGGCGGCGATGTGAAGTACGCACGCGTGGTCGCCAAGGCGGCCAAGTACTGGCCGCTGGGCAAGGGCTTCATCTTCTCGCTGTCGAGCGAGGGCGGCGCGATCACCGGTTGGGGCGGCGACGACGTGCGCCTGACCGATCGCTTCTACCTTGGCGAACCGCAGATCCGCGGTTTCGGCATCCGCGGCGTCGGCCCGCGCGTGACCCGCCAGTACTTCACGCCCAACGAAGACGGCACCGTCACCAACGGCACCAAGTCTGACGACGCGGTCGGCGGCAAGTACTACTACATGAACCGTGCCGAACTCGAGATTCCGCTGGGCTCGGGCGCGCGCGAAATGGGCCTGCGTCCGTCGATCTTCGTGGATGCCGGTGCGGTCTGGGGCAGCAATTTCAAGAAGTCGGACCTTACCGACTGCTCGAATGGCTGTATCCCGACCTACTACGTGCGCAATTCGGATGGCACGAACTCCTCCTCCACCACGACGAGCGCGACGGATTCGTCGACTGGTTTGGCCAATACGCCGACTGGCGATTATGCCTACAACTTCACCGAAACCTTCGCGGGTGATTCCTGGCATCCGCGTGTTGCGGTTGGTTTCGGCGTGAACTGGAACTCGCCGTTCGGGCCGTTCCGCATCGACATCTCGAAGGTGCTCCTCAAGGAGACCGGCGACAACACCAAGACCTTCACATTCAACGTGGGAACGCAATTCTGA
- the ccmC gene encoding heme ABC transporter permease CcmC, which translates to MHGFANPARFLRIARWLMPLCMGGGAVLALAALGWGLFFGPAERLQGETVRIVYLHVPAAWLGMAGWMGIAAASFTELVWRHPLAGIAARACAVPGAVFTAVCLITGSLWGRPAWGTWWVWDGRLTSMLVLLFLYFGWMALSQASEAAEGGQSKAPAIFGLVGAVNIPIIHYSVIWWQSQHQAPSISLGKSAMAGAFLYPLLAATLGFTLLFAGVLLARMRAILAHQQAEARLRRKALSEGY; encoded by the coding sequence ATGCACGGCTTTGCAAATCCCGCCCGTTTCCTGCGCATCGCCCGTTGGCTGATGCCGCTCTGCATGGGCGGCGGCGCCGTTCTCGCGCTGGCCGCGCTGGGCTGGGGCCTGTTCTTCGGTCCGGCCGAGCGCCTCCAGGGCGAGACCGTGCGGATCGTCTATCTTCACGTCCCCGCAGCATGGCTCGGCATGGCGGGATGGATGGGCATCGCCGCGGCCAGTTTCACCGAACTCGTCTGGCGTCATCCGCTCGCAGGCATCGCCGCGCGCGCCTGCGCGGTGCCGGGCGCGGTGTTCACTGCGGTCTGCCTCATCACCGGTTCGCTCTGGGGGCGTCCGGCCTGGGGCACCTGGTGGGTGTGGGACGGGCGGCTGACCTCGATGCTGGTGCTGCTGTTCCTCTATTTCGGCTGGATGGCGCTTTCGCAGGCAAGCGAGGCTGCCGAGGGCGGCCAGAGCAAGGCACCGGCGATCTTTGGCCTGGTCGGCGCGGTGAATATCCCGATCATCCATTATTCGGTGATCTGGTGGCAGAGCCAGCATCAGGCGCCGTCGATCTCGCTGGGCAAGTCGGCCATGGCGGGCGCGTTCCTCTATCCGCTGCTTGCCGCCACGCTGGGCTTCACGCTGCTGTTCGCAGGCGTCTTGCTGGCACGGATGCGGGCGATTCTCGCCCATCAGCAGGCCGAGGCCCGGCTGCGGCGCAAGGCGCTTTCGGAAGGATATTGA
- the fabZ gene encoding 3-hydroxyacyl-ACP dehydratase FabZ — protein MSEPTEFVYDTAKILAALPHRYPMLLVDRVVSFDENEIHAVKAVSFNEDFFQGHFPGRPIMPGVLQIEALAQAAGILAIESLGLAGTGKLVYFMAIEEAKFRNPVTPGNLLDLRAGFVQKRSRVCKFWGKASIGDKVTCEVNFTAMIADA, from the coding sequence ATGAGCGAACCGACTGAATTCGTGTACGATACCGCGAAGATCCTGGCGGCGCTGCCGCATCGCTACCCGATGCTGCTGGTCGACCGTGTGGTCTCGTTCGACGAGAACGAGATCCACGCGGTCAAGGCCGTGAGCTTCAACGAGGACTTCTTCCAGGGCCATTTCCCTGGCCGTCCGATCATGCCCGGCGTCCTCCAGATCGAGGCGCTGGCGCAGGCGGCGGGCATCCTTGCCATCGAATCGCTCGGGCTCGCCGGTACCGGCAAGCTCGTCTATTTCATGGCGATCGAGGAAGCGAAGTTCCGCAATCCGGTAACCCCGGGCAACCTGCTCGACCTGCGTGCCGGCTTCGTCCAGAAGCGCAGCCGCGTCTGCAAGTTCTGGGGCAAGGCGTCGATCGGCGACAAGGTGACCTGCGAGGTCAACTTCACCGCGATGATCGCCGACGCCTGA
- a CDS encoding superoxide dismutase family protein codes for MVRTSRLVLALGASLLAAPGLAADAPPPVLRAEVVGADGKPLGTVSVQQTPAGVLVTTDLKGLPEGDHGFHFHEKGLCDAAGKFASAGGHFTAGDPVHGLMSMGGPHGGDMPNQHVGPDGMLKVQVLNTGVTIAPGSKSIVDADGTALVIHANADDYTSQPAGNAGGRIACAVLSAPK; via the coding sequence ATGGTTCGTACATCCCGTCTTGTCCTTGCGCTGGGCGCTTCCTTGCTGGCTGCTCCGGGGCTTGCGGCCGATGCGCCGCCTCCGGTGCTGCGTGCCGAGGTTGTTGGCGCTGACGGTAAACCGCTTGGCACGGTTTCGGTGCAGCAGACACCTGCGGGCGTGCTGGTGACCACCGATCTCAAGGGGCTGCCGGAGGGTGACCATGGCTTCCACTTCCATGAAAAGGGCCTGTGCGACGCGGCGGGCAAGTTCGCCTCGGCCGGTGGCCACTTCACGGCGGGCGATCCGGTCCACGGCCTGATGTCGATGGGCGGCCCGCATGGGGGTGACATGCCCAACCAGCATGTCGGACCCGACGGCATGCTGAAGGTGCAGGTACTCAACACCGGGGTCACCATTGCGCCGGGGAGCAAGTCGATCGTCGATGCCGATGGCACGGCGCTGGTGATCCACGCCAATGCGGACGACTACACCAGCCAGCCGGCGGGCAACGCCGGCGGCCGGATCGCCTGTGCGGTGCTAAGCGCGCCCAAGTGA